One window of Rutidosis leptorrhynchoides isolate AG116_Rl617_1_P2 unplaced genomic scaffold, CSIRO_AGI_Rlap_v1 contig482, whole genome shotgun sequence genomic DNA carries:
- the LOC139883961 gene encoding peptidyl-prolyl cis-trans isomerase CYP18-1-like produces MDLKTLFESKRTKKQIMSVTLHTNLGDIKCEIFCDEVPRTAENFLALCASGYYDGTIFHRNIKGFMIQGGDPSGTGKGGMSIWGKKFNDEIRESLKHNARGILAMANSGPNTNGSQFFITYAKQPHLNGLYTIFGKVIHGFEVLDVMEKTQVGPGDRPIAEIRLSRVTMHANPLAG; encoded by the exons ATGGA TCTGAAAACACTTTTCGAGAGCAAACGCACGAAGAAACAAATTATg TCAGTCACTTTACACACAAATCTTGGTGACATCAAGTGCGAAATCTTTTGCGATGAGGTTCCCAGGACAGCAGAG AATTTTCTGGCTCTATGTGCCAGTGGGTATTACGACGGGACCATATTTCATAGGAACATCAAAGGTTTTATGATTCAGGGTGGAGACCCTTCTGGTACAGGCAAAGGAGGAATGAGTATCTGGGGCAAAAAGTTCAACGACGAGATAAGAGAGTCCCTCAAG CACAATGCTAGGGGAATTTTGGCAATGGCTAATAGCGGGCCAAATACAAATGGAAGTCAGTTTTTCATTACCTATGCAAAACAGCCACATCTAAATGGATTGTACACTATCTTTGGCAAAGTGATCCATGGCTTTGAAGTGCTCGATGTGATGGAAAAG ACTCAAGTAGGACCAGGGGATCGACCTATTGCTGAGATCAGACTCAGTAGAGTGACAATGCATGCTAATCCTCTT